The following proteins are encoded in a genomic region of Streptomyces sp. SLBN-31:
- a CDS encoding DUF6545 domain-containing protein: MSLVVYAAAVLLVVAAMMIRRTRTTPRTPLTVPTRATAFLGAVCFICAAPATLAAVNSATGIPNFGAPLTYSVISAFSCSLIILLIYWRGGPSDRIRRMVRISIAVYGALIIAIIVLFFLADADTERLRDLDTYYANTPYMREMIALYLLGHLASTIVLSVVCLKWIRGEVTGLLRVGLRLILAGLLLDVLGFELTKVAAVVARWYGYDLDFLSTTVAPPAASLGALIYSAGFVLPRLVSAASEKQSLANYRALMPLWAALKDVTATPRTEQRSRVWRQLPSSRLYLLEAQIHDALLDLTAHFDRGVGEAAHGAALEAGKSREEARVAAEKAMIVDAILRASGRTTGAADPPDEFRLTVDLVELALAVSPAQNLAPPQVRAH, encoded by the coding sequence ATGAGTCTGGTCGTCTACGCGGCGGCCGTGCTGTTAGTCGTGGCCGCGATGATGATCCGCCGGACCCGCACGACTCCCCGTACGCCGCTGACCGTACCGACCCGGGCGACCGCGTTCCTCGGCGCGGTATGCTTCATCTGTGCGGCGCCGGCGACGTTGGCCGCGGTCAACAGCGCCACGGGAATCCCCAACTTCGGCGCGCCCCTGACGTACAGCGTCATCTCCGCGTTCAGCTGCTCCCTGATCATCCTGCTGATCTACTGGCGGGGGGGTCCGAGCGACCGGATCCGCCGAATGGTCCGCATCAGCATCGCGGTCTACGGGGCCCTGATCATCGCCATCATCGTGCTGTTCTTCCTCGCGGACGCGGACACGGAGCGGCTCAGGGACCTGGACACCTATTACGCGAACACCCCGTACATGCGGGAGATGATCGCGCTCTATCTGCTGGGGCACCTGGCCAGCACCATCGTGCTGAGCGTCGTCTGCCTGAAGTGGATACGGGGCGAGGTGACGGGCCTGCTGCGCGTGGGTCTCCGGCTGATCCTCGCCGGTCTGCTGCTGGACGTCCTCGGCTTCGAACTGACCAAGGTCGCCGCGGTCGTCGCACGGTGGTACGGATACGACCTGGACTTCCTGTCGACCACGGTGGCACCGCCCGCGGCGTCCCTCGGCGCGCTCATCTACTCCGCGGGCTTCGTCCTGCCCCGTCTGGTCTCGGCCGCGTCGGAGAAGCAGAGCCTGGCCAACTACCGTGCCCTGATGCCCTTGTGGGCGGCTCTGAAGGACGTCACCGCAACACCCCGCACGGAGCAGCGGAGCCGAGTGTGGCGGCAACTTCCCAGTAGCCGCCTGTACTTGCTCGAGGCGCAGATCCACGACGCCTTGTTGGACCTGACGGCTCACTTCGACCGGGGGGTCGGCGAGGCCGCCCACGGTGCCGCGCTGGAGGCCGGCAAGAGCCGGGAGGAAGCCCGCGTCGCCGCGGAGAAGGCGATGATCGTCGACGCCATACTCCGGGCCTCGGGCCGCACCACCGGTGCCGCCGATCCGCCCGACGAGTTCCGCCTCACCGTGGACCTGGTCGAGCTTGCCCTCGCCGTGAGCCCCGCCCAGAACCTGGCGCCGCCTCAGGTCCGCGCCCACTGA
- a CDS encoding MAB_1171c family putative transporter has product MSGAINYISCGLLWVALLFRLPDLRRHWSEPSLRAIIAVLGFASMCFLLGAPPTVALINSVSGIPNLAAPLTYAAITAYSAASLVLIACWRGGPSVRRTARNWIYSYAGVLTGIAVLFAVGNPAEERRTDFDTYYATTPWVAEMVVLYLLAHLTAATVSAVWSLRWARETEVRRRPWLRAGLLTIGTGTALSTGYSISKLAAIAARWSGRDWVTVGTSVSSLCAGLGALLTVAGFLLPMAGHHLSSWADFVRLAPLDALLDPVLEDRALRLERPRSPLLWGTWRRSTILNGLHEIEVFFDKALYEQVHDAELKRLRETAGAHGPEDGAQGRAVASAWAVTISAAARRSAQRSSGAFGESAPLPLPQDPKALVRIADAVRRSERRERSVAAGPARAGSL; this is encoded by the coding sequence ATGAGCGGGGCGATCAACTACATAAGCTGCGGTCTGCTCTGGGTCGCGCTGCTGTTCCGGCTGCCCGACCTCAGGCGCCACTGGTCCGAGCCCTCCCTGCGGGCCATCATCGCCGTGCTGGGCTTCGCCTCGATGTGCTTCCTCCTCGGAGCGCCACCGACGGTCGCCCTGATCAACAGCGTGAGCGGGATCCCCAACCTGGCCGCCCCCCTGACCTACGCCGCGATCACCGCGTACAGCGCGGCCTCCCTGGTCCTGATCGCCTGCTGGCGCGGCGGTCCGTCCGTCCGCCGCACGGCACGCAACTGGATCTACAGCTACGCCGGGGTCCTCACCGGGATCGCCGTCCTCTTCGCGGTGGGAAACCCCGCCGAGGAGCGGCGGACCGACTTCGACACCTACTACGCGACGACTCCCTGGGTCGCCGAGATGGTCGTGCTGTATCTGCTCGCGCACCTGACGGCCGCGACCGTCAGCGCCGTGTGGTCGCTGCGCTGGGCTCGCGAGACGGAGGTACGCCGACGGCCCTGGCTGCGGGCCGGCCTGCTGACGATCGGCACCGGCACGGCGCTCAGCACCGGATACAGCATCAGCAAACTGGCCGCCATCGCGGCACGGTGGTCGGGCCGGGACTGGGTGACGGTGGGTACGTCGGTGTCCTCGCTGTGCGCCGGTCTGGGAGCGCTGCTGACGGTCGCCGGATTCCTTCTGCCGATGGCGGGGCACCACCTGTCGTCGTGGGCCGACTTCGTGCGGCTCGCGCCGCTGGACGCCCTGCTCGACCCGGTTCTCGAGGACCGCGCCCTGCGCCTCGAACGGCCCCGCTCACCGTTGCTGTGGGGCACCTGGCGGCGCAGCACCATCCTCAACGGCCTCCACGAGATCGAGGTGTTCTTCGACAAGGCGCTCTACGAACAGGTCCACGACGCCGAGTTGAAGAGGCTGCGGGAAACGGCCGGCGCACACGGACCCGAGGACGGGGCACAGGGGCGGGCCGTGGCTTCCGCGTGGGCGGTGACGATCTCGGCCGCCGCCCGGCGAAGCGCTCAGCGGTCGTCCGGCGCGTTCGGCGAGTCGGCCCCGCTGCCACTGCCGCAGGACCCCAAGGCGCTCGTCCGGATCGCCGATGCCGTGCGGCGCTCGGAACGCAGGGAACGCTCCGTCGCGGCGGGCCCGGCCAGGGCCGGTTCGCTGTGA
- a CDS encoding toxin: MNPLVGFRQWRHLRRRDREMHQFAEELIGPIREKLFAEQDAASGQQGPVDPEALFAALVESARRWRGERTLEVHRVRIPRKFHATGMWVERKQRDDVIVEQDAEVWHQAQILGHELWHMRQKDRLSPEQLAADSCSVLGSGHPHDARPAAARSGFDEDPEKEAELFGILIGRQMRALMDRDVIVGDTARRIADSLGYQRHRR; encoded by the coding sequence ATGAATCCTCTCGTGGGTTTCCGGCAGTGGCGGCACCTGCGGCGTCGCGACAGGGAGATGCACCAGTTCGCCGAGGAACTCATCGGCCCCATCCGGGAGAAGCTCTTCGCCGAACAGGACGCCGCATCGGGACAGCAGGGCCCGGTGGATCCCGAGGCGCTGTTCGCGGCCTTGGTGGAGTCGGCCCGGCGGTGGCGCGGGGAGCGCACGCTCGAGGTTCACCGGGTGCGCATCCCCCGTAAGTTCCACGCCACGGGGATGTGGGTCGAGCGAAAGCAGCGGGACGACGTGATCGTTGAGCAGGACGCCGAGGTCTGGCACCAAGCGCAGATCCTCGGCCACGAGTTGTGGCACATGCGGCAGAAGGACCGCCTCTCCCCCGAGCAGTTGGCGGCGGACTCCTGCTCCGTCCTCGGATCCGGGCACCCGCACGACGCCCGGCCGGCCGCCGCGCGTTCCGGCTTCGACGAGGACCCCGAGAAGGAAGCGGAGCTGTTCGGCATTCTGATCGGCCGGCAGATGCGGGCCCTGATGGACCGGGACGTGATCGTCGGCGACACCGCTCGCCGCATCGCCGACTCCCTCGGCTATCAGAGGCACCGCAGATGA
- a CDS encoding MerR family transcriptional regulator, whose translation MPPRSAHSVTPLDDDDYPAYTMGRAAEMLGTTPAFLRALGEHRLITPLRSEGGHRRYSRYQLRIAARARELVDQGTPIEAACRIVVLEDQLEEAQRINDQLRTENGEPQPETTT comes from the coding sequence ATGCCCCCTCGCAGTGCCCACTCCGTCACCCCACTCGATGACGACGACTACCCTGCCTACACCATGGGCCGGGCCGCCGAGATGCTCGGCACCACCCCCGCCTTCCTGCGCGCCCTCGGCGAGCACCGTCTGATCACCCCGCTGCGCTCCGAAGGCGGCCACCGCCGCTACTCCCGCTACCAGTTGCGTATCGCCGCCCGCGCCCGCGAACTCGTCGACCAGGGCACCCCCATCGAGGCCGCCTGCCGCATAGTCGTCCTCGAGGACCAGCTCGAGGAAGCCCAGCGCATCAACGACCAACTGCGCACCGAGAACGGGGAACCGCAGCCGGAGACCACGACCTGA
- a CDS encoding GlxA family transcriptional regulator has protein sequence MSSAPHRIAILVYDGVKLLDVAGPADVFGEANRLGADYRISLLSTTGTEVASSIGVRTAVDGSPATEPDPDTFLVPGANIYPRTPVPRGLIEAASGLALRSGRVASICSGAFVLAATGLLDGKRATTHWKIADELAARHPKIRVEPDAIYVRDGTTYTSAGVTAGIDLALALVEEDHGPDLSREVARALVVYLQRAGGQSQFSAPLQTPPPRSPALRTVVDLVTADPTAGHSVTDLAGHLNVSPRHLTRLFREELSTTPARYVESIRFDIAKALLDQGHSATQAALLAGFPGYESLRRVFARELSISPAAYQRRFSTARRGG, from the coding sequence GTGAGCTCCGCCCCGCATCGGATCGCGATCCTCGTCTACGACGGGGTCAAGCTGCTGGACGTCGCCGGTCCCGCGGACGTGTTCGGGGAAGCGAACCGGCTGGGCGCCGACTACCGGATCAGCCTGCTGTCGACCACCGGTACGGAGGTGGCCTCCTCGATCGGTGTACGGACCGCCGTCGACGGCAGCCCCGCCACCGAGCCCGACCCCGACACCTTCCTGGTGCCGGGCGCGAACATCTATCCCAGAACTCCCGTCCCCCGCGGGCTGATCGAGGCGGCGAGTGGGCTGGCGCTCCGATCCGGCCGTGTGGCGTCCATCTGCTCCGGGGCGTTCGTCCTGGCCGCCACCGGCCTCCTGGACGGCAAGCGTGCGACGACCCACTGGAAGATCGCGGACGAGCTCGCCGCCCGGCACCCGAAGATCCGCGTGGAGCCGGACGCCATCTACGTGCGCGACGGCACCACCTACACCTCGGCGGGCGTCACCGCCGGCATCGACCTGGCGCTGGCACTCGTGGAGGAGGACCACGGTCCCGACCTGAGCCGGGAGGTCGCCCGCGCCCTGGTGGTCTATCTGCAACGCGCCGGCGGCCAGTCACAGTTCTCCGCGCCCCTGCAGACTCCGCCACCCCGCTCCCCCGCGCTGCGCACCGTCGTCGACCTGGTGACCGCCGATCCCACCGCGGGCCACTCCGTCACGGACCTCGCCGGGCACCTCAACGTCAGCCCCCGCCACCTCACTCGGCTGTTCCGCGAGGAGTTGTCCACCACGCCGGCCCGATACGTCGAGTCCATCCGGTTCGACATCGCGAAGGCACTGCTGGACCAGGGGCATTCCGCCACGCAGGCGGCGCTGCTGGCCGGATTCCCCGGCTACGAGAGTCTGCGGCGGGTGTTCGCCCGCGAGCTGTCCATCAGCCCCGCCGCCTACCAGCGCCGTTTCAGCACCGCACGCCGCGGCGGGTGA
- a CDS encoding HD domain-containing protein, protein MTDIVAAVEIPDTEAVAEATAFLRETTGPLVFHHSRRVFLFGSLHARRLGLQPDPELLYVSAMFHDVGLSVPFSDVRQRFELDGADHARRFLLDRGFSDGAAEVVWTAIALHTTPGIPGRMGPETAATNHGVLTDAIGWGLDRLDGAQVEEIVAAHPRGEFKKEFLQEFVRGLRYRPDTTYGTVNSDVLEHFVPGFRRTSMVERVIDAPWPS, encoded by the coding sequence ATGACCGACATTGTCGCAGCCGTGGAAATACCCGATACCGAGGCAGTGGCGGAAGCCACCGCATTCCTCCGTGAAACGACCGGGCCCCTCGTCTTCCACCACTCCCGGCGTGTTTTCCTCTTCGGCTCCCTCCACGCGCGCCGGCTCGGCCTCCAACCCGACCCTGAGCTGCTCTACGTCTCCGCGATGTTCCACGACGTCGGCCTTTCCGTTCCGTTCTCCGACGTGCGGCAGCGGTTCGAGCTCGACGGCGCCGACCATGCGCGCCGGTTCCTTCTCGACCGCGGCTTCTCGGACGGCGCCGCCGAAGTGGTGTGGACGGCGATCGCCCTGCACACGACGCCGGGGATCCCGGGGCGGATGGGCCCGGAGACGGCCGCCACGAACCACGGCGTCCTGACCGACGCGATCGGCTGGGGTCTGGACCGGCTGGACGGCGCCCAGGTGGAGGAGATCGTCGCCGCCCATCCGCGCGGGGAATTCAAGAAGGAATTCCTGCAGGAATTCGTACGAGGGCTGCGGTACCGTCCGGACACCACCTACGGGACCGTGAACTCCGATGTGCTGGAACACTTCGTTCCGGGATTCCGGCGCACGAGCATGGTCGAGCGCGTCATCGACGCGCCCTGGCCGAGTTGA
- a CDS encoding NADP-dependent oxidoreductase, producing the protein MRAITAPSREAGVAGLTLTDLPYPHAAENDVIVRVHAAGFTRGELDWPATWSDRAGRDRTPSVPGHEVSGVVAELGFGTTGLTVGQRVLGPTDWARDGSLAEYVAVEARNLAPLPAGVDHTVAAALPISGLTAWQGLFEHARLMSGQTVLIHGAAGAVGSMAVQLAREAGAHVIGSGRSADRDTVRALGAQTFLDLEAGRLEDAGEVDVVFDVIGGDVLDRSAALVRSGGTLVTIAQPPTVRPKDGRALFFVVEPDRARLADLVHRVRDGRLEVRVGAVRPLTEAAAAFAPEKRVSGRTIIRVAEE; encoded by the coding sequence ATGCGAGCCATCACCGCACCGAGCCGCGAGGCCGGCGTCGCCGGGCTGACCCTCACCGACCTGCCGTACCCCCATGCCGCCGAGAACGACGTCATCGTTCGCGTGCATGCCGCGGGATTCACCCGGGGAGAGCTCGACTGGCCCGCCACATGGTCCGACCGCGCCGGCCGGGACCGCACTCCGAGTGTGCCCGGGCACGAGGTCTCCGGTGTGGTGGCAGAGCTGGGATTCGGGACCACCGGCCTCACCGTCGGCCAGCGGGTCCTCGGCCCGACCGACTGGGCCCGCGACGGCTCGCTGGCCGAGTACGTCGCCGTGGAGGCCCGCAACCTCGCCCCGCTTCCCGCGGGCGTCGACCACACGGTGGCGGCCGCGCTGCCCATCTCCGGACTGACCGCCTGGCAGGGCCTGTTCGAGCACGCGCGCCTCATGAGCGGCCAGACCGTCCTGATCCACGGTGCCGCGGGTGCCGTCGGCTCGATGGCGGTGCAGCTGGCGCGGGAGGCCGGCGCCCACGTGATCGGCAGCGGCCGCTCCGCCGACCGGGACACGGTCCGCGCTCTGGGTGCGCAGACCTTCCTCGACCTGGAGGCCGGCCGGCTGGAGGACGCCGGAGAGGTCGACGTCGTGTTCGACGTGATCGGCGGTGACGTTCTCGACCGCTCGGCCGCCCTCGTACGCTCCGGGGGCACGCTCGTCACGATCGCGCAGCCGCCGACGGTCCGGCCCAAGGACGGGCGGGCGCTGTTCTTCGTCGTGGAACCCGACCGCGCACGCCTCGCGGACCTGGTGCACCGGGTCAGGGACGGACGGCTGGAGGTCAGGGTCGGCGCGGTGCGCCCGCTGACCGAGGCGGCCGCCGCCTTCGCTCCCGAGAAGCGCGTCTCCGGCCGGACGATCATCCGGGTCGCGGAGGAATGA
- a CDS encoding STAS domain-containing protein yields MLTVRMRQGNTTVARLPEAVDYDTASHIGDECRSLIRQGCQILVLDASQVQYLDSSGISMLIMVTRALEERDGTLRIADLSDHYQQVWHVLGLDTMFPIAPTVNAALESPATEPSLDARLDTTSR; encoded by the coding sequence ATGCTCACAGTGCGGATGCGGCAAGGGAACACGACGGTCGCACGACTGCCCGAGGCGGTCGACTACGATACCGCTTCCCACATCGGCGACGAGTGCAGATCCCTGATCAGGCAGGGCTGTCAAATCCTCGTCCTGGACGCCTCACAGGTGCAGTACCTCGACTCCTCGGGCATCAGCATGCTCATCATGGTGACCCGCGCGCTCGAGGAGCGCGACGGGACCCTGCGCATCGCGGACCTCAGCGACCACTACCAGCAGGTGTGGCACGTCCTCGGTCTCGACACGATGTTCCCCATCGCCCCGACCGTGAACGCCGCACTCGAATCGCCCGCGACCGAGCCCTCCCTGGACGCCCGGCTGGACACCACCTCGAGGTAG
- a CDS encoding sensor histidine kinase — MTSSPPTSPTPGTGYRHELYPYSGREEFVEGTASFIQDALDGGEAVVVAVPHDKASLLRAEIREDEAVRYVDTSKVAHHPGRLIGAWQEWLQGHVSDGRPVRGIGESPWEAVRSPAEAAELRYHEWLLNKAFAQGPAWWLLCPYDIAYDKATLREMARCHPEMRKDGRTTPCEDYDPQAPYAFGALTHPCDPYDEFVYTSGDLPALREKIAACAELHGLADRRLRELHLAATEVAANSIRHGGGRGVLRLWSEDGRLVCEFRDAGFIADPLAGRIRPTATQVGGRGLWLIHQLCDLVEIRSTPVEGTTIRLHTELPERQ; from the coding sequence GTGACCTCCTCCCCTCCCACCTCCCCAACGCCCGGTACGGGGTACCGGCACGAGCTGTATCCGTACTCCGGCCGGGAGGAGTTCGTCGAGGGCACCGCGAGCTTCATCCAGGACGCTCTGGACGGTGGCGAGGCCGTCGTGGTGGCCGTCCCGCACGACAAGGCGTCCTTGCTGCGCGCCGAGATCCGCGAGGACGAGGCCGTGCGCTACGTCGACACCAGCAAGGTGGCGCATCATCCGGGCAGGCTCATCGGGGCCTGGCAGGAGTGGCTCCAAGGACACGTGTCCGACGGGCGGCCCGTGCGCGGCATCGGCGAATCCCCCTGGGAGGCCGTCCGCAGCCCGGCCGAGGCCGCGGAACTGCGCTATCACGAGTGGCTGCTCAACAAGGCCTTCGCCCAGGGCCCGGCCTGGTGGCTGCTGTGCCCCTACGACATCGCCTACGACAAGGCCACGCTGCGGGAGATGGCCCGCTGCCACCCCGAGATGCGCAAGGACGGCCGGACGACGCCGTGCGAGGACTACGATCCGCAGGCGCCGTACGCCTTCGGGGCCCTCACCCACCCCTGCGATCCGTACGACGAATTCGTCTACACCAGCGGTGACCTGCCTGCGCTCCGGGAAAAGATCGCGGCCTGCGCCGAACTGCACGGCCTGGCCGACCGGCGTCTGCGCGAACTGCATCTGGCCGCCACGGAGGTGGCCGCGAACAGCATCAGACACGGCGGCGGACGCGGCGTGCTGCGGCTGTGGAGCGAAGACGGCCGGCTCGTCTGCGAATTCCGGGACGCCGGCTTTATCGCCGACCCTCTGGCGGGACGCATCAGGCCGACCGCGACGCAGGTGGGCGGACGTGGTCTGTGGCTCATCCACCAGCTCTGCGACCTCGTGGAAATCCGCTCCACGCCCGTCGAGGGCACGACGATACGCCTCCACACGGAGCTGCCCGAGCGGCAGTGA
- a CDS encoding MEDS domain-containing protein → MRASRTLATLDEVDAGDHVCQMLKRTDDVVGRSRAFVADGALHGDKVVVVGPAFHRGSEFAPLVLDPARLDGSLLAAVRREAANADREGFRSLRVLHHVTPGCRPERATELLRSELDLEEFAADTGAMVVCAYSGDLDLTTLRQIQCVHPHRLGSSPGPPAFQVYRTGKEGWTVSGTIDSEGAGAFATILCTLLAQTATVRLLCHTVEFFDAAGMGALADAARHLPDRKVILEGTNDTVRLAWELSGFAVPDIPVVIAS, encoded by the coding sequence TTGAGAGCGTCGCGCACCCTGGCGACCTTGGACGAGGTCGACGCCGGTGATCACGTCTGCCAGATGCTGAAGCGCACCGACGACGTGGTCGGCCGCAGTCGCGCCTTCGTCGCGGACGGGGCACTCCACGGCGACAAGGTGGTGGTCGTGGGTCCCGCCTTCCACCGAGGCAGCGAGTTCGCTCCCCTCGTCCTCGATCCCGCCCGGCTGGACGGGTCCCTGCTCGCCGCCGTGCGCCGCGAGGCCGCCAACGCCGACCGTGAGGGTTTCCGCTCACTGCGCGTGCTGCACCATGTCACGCCAGGCTGCCGCCCCGAACGCGCGACGGAGCTGTTGCGCAGCGAACTCGACCTGGAGGAGTTCGCCGCGGACACCGGCGCCATGGTGGTGTGCGCCTACAGCGGCGACCTCGACCTCACCACCTTGCGGCAGATCCAGTGCGTACACCCCCACCGTCTGGGCAGCAGTCCCGGGCCACCCGCGTTCCAGGTGTACCGGACGGGGAAGGAGGGATGGACGGTGAGCGGGACCATCGACAGCGAGGGCGCCGGCGCCTTCGCCACCATCCTGTGCACTCTCCTCGCCCAGACGGCGACGGTCCGCCTGCTCTGCCACACCGTGGAGTTCTTCGACGCCGCCGGGATGGGCGCGCTGGCCGATGCCGCCAGGCACCTTCCGGATCGCAAGGTCATCCTGGAAGGCACCAACGACACCGTACGGCTGGCCTGGGAGCTGTCCGGATTCGCGGTACCCGACATCCCGGTGGTGATCGCGTCGTGA
- a CDS encoding MerR family transcriptional regulator: protein MAAIEEQAGNLTIQEMARRSGFSEPTLRYYEKIGLLGLVAREDSSGHRRYGPATVERVLALSCLRSSGMTVTGMRRYLDLRARGDSAAAEQHELFASQADRLAAEIARLRLRLAHLRGKADLWDARARGDADAEKQAVDDVTHVMDRFTD from the coding sequence ATGGCAGCCATCGAAGAGCAAGCCGGGAATCTGACAATCCAGGAGATGGCACGGCGGTCGGGCTTCAGCGAACCCACCCTCCGCTACTACGAGAAGATCGGCCTGCTCGGATTGGTCGCCCGCGAGGACTCCAGCGGTCACCGCCGGTACGGGCCGGCGACCGTGGAGCGCGTCCTGGCGTTGTCCTGTCTGCGGTCGTCGGGCATGACCGTCACCGGGATGCGCCGCTACCTGGACCTGCGGGCCCGGGGAGATTCCGCCGCGGCCGAACAGCACGAGCTGTTCGCCTCGCAGGCCGACAGGCTGGCCGCCGAGATCGCGCGACTGCGACTCCGACTCGCCCATCTGCGAGGCAAGGCCGACCTGTGGGACGCCCGGGCCCGCGGGGACGCCGACGCCGAGAAACAGGCCGTCGACGACGTCACCCACGTCATGGACCGATTCACCGACTGA
- a CDS encoding NAD-dependent epimerase/dehydratase family protein has translation MSTEQVAASPAARGRVLVTGGTGFVGGHSVARLIAEGYRARVTVREPGQEAQVLAALRQAEVEPAGRLEFAVADLGADRGWAEAMDGVDHVLHHASPFPLTPPRRRTKSSSRPATVRCASSPRLGRRASRGW, from the coding sequence TTGAGCACAGAGCAGGTCGCCGCATCCCCCGCCGCGCGCGGGCGGGTACTGGTCACGGGAGGCACCGGTTTCGTCGGCGGTCACTCCGTCGCCCGGCTGATCGCCGAGGGATACCGGGCCCGGGTGACCGTCCGCGAGCCCGGCCAGGAGGCCCAGGTCCTGGCCGCGCTGCGGCAGGCCGAGGTCGAACCGGCCGGGCGGCTGGAGTTCGCCGTCGCCGACCTCGGCGCCGACCGTGGCTGGGCGGAGGCCATGGACGGGGTCGACCACGTACTGCACCACGCGTCCCCGTTCCCCCTCACTCCGCCGAGACGGAGGACGAAGTCGTCGTCCCGGCCCGCGACGGTGCGCTGCGCGTCATCGCCGCGGCTCGGACGGCGGGCATCGCGCGGGTGGTGA
- a CDS encoding NAD-dependent epimerase/dehydratase family protein, whose protein sequence is MRVIAAARTAGIARVVMTSSYAAVGYTVKPGDHYSETDWTDPHTPGLPAYHKSKVLAERAAWEHVRAHGDIELTVVNPTGIFGPQLGDRPSASLGLVRNMLTGRMPVVPVMYFGVVDVREVVDLHLRAMLHPKAAGERFIAVGGPAVSLFGMARILREHFPAAAALLPSAEMTVEQVREAAKTEPAPRDAAALRGRIPVISNDKARSVLGWEPRDVVETIVATADSQIRRGLELPDAGRAAGPHG, encoded by the coding sequence CTGCGCGTCATCGCCGCGGCTCGGACGGCGGGCATCGCGCGGGTGGTGATGACGTCGTCCTACGCAGCCGTCGGATACACGGTGAAACCCGGCGACCACTACTCCGAGACCGACTGGACCGACCCGCACACCCCGGGCCTGCCCGCCTATCACAAGTCCAAGGTGCTGGCCGAGCGAGCCGCCTGGGAGCACGTCCGCGCTCACGGAGACATCGAGCTGACCGTCGTCAACCCCACCGGCATCTTCGGCCCCCAGCTGGGCGACCGGCCGTCCGCCTCCCTCGGCCTGGTCAGGAACATGCTGACCGGGCGGATGCCGGTGGTACCGGTCATGTACTTCGGCGTCGTCGATGTACGGGAGGTCGTGGACCTGCACCTGCGGGCCATGCTGCACCCAAAGGCGGCGGGTGAGCGCTTCATCGCCGTCGGCGGACCGGCCGTCAGCCTCTTCGGCATGGCACGCATCCTGCGGGAGCACTTCCCCGCCGCGGCCGCACTGCTGCCCTCCGCGGAAATGACCGTCGAGCAGGTACGAGAGGCCGCGAAGACCGAACCGGCCCCGCGGGACGCCGCCGCTCTGCGCGGCCGCATTCCGGTCATCAGCAACGACAAGGCCCGTTCGGTGCTGGGATGGGAGCCCCGGGACGTCGTCGAGACGATCGTTGCGACCGCGGACAGCCAGATCCGACGGGGCCTGGAACTGCCCGACGCCGGCCGAGCCGCCGGGCCTCACGGATGA